In the Topomyia yanbarensis strain Yona2022 chromosome 3, ASM3024719v1, whole genome shotgun sequence genome, one interval contains:
- the LOC131689645 gene encoding mitochondrial thiamine pyrophosphate carrier-like, translated as MDRAKDDRVSYAGLAGGLTGCITRFICQPLDVLKIRLQLQVEPISAGSAVSKYRSIAQTMTCIYREEGTLAFWKGHNPAQLLSLVYGVAQFSFYERFNGVLRNLAFFEQHDRARNFTCGACSGSFAALIIMPLDVIRTRLVSQDPGRGYKNTIQAVSVIYRLEGIRGLYRGLGPAMLQIAPLAGGQFMFYNLFGTAIKKFEHLPENAALPPVELFMCGGLAGLCTKLLVYPLDLAKKRLQIQGFASNRQSFGQHFVANHMLQCLYEVGRHEGIRGLYKGLSPSLLKAGFTTAFYFTIYDWLLFMFNKGFRKAL; from the coding sequence aTGGACCGTGCAAAGGATGATCGAGTCAGCTATGCTGGTCTTGCCGGAGGACTTACAGGATGCATCACACGCTTCATCTGCCAGCCTCTCGACGTGCTCAAGATTCGTCTGCAGTTACAGGTGGAACCGATCAGTGCTGGTTCAGCGGTTTCCAAATACCGGTCAATAGCCCAAACAATGACATGTATATACCGTGAGGAGGGAACACTAGCCTTTTGGAAAGGACACAACCCGGCTCAGTTATTGTCGCTTGTGTATGGCGTGGCGCAATTTTCATTCTACGAAAGATTCAACGGAGTACTTCGAAACCTAGCCTTTTTCGAACAGCACGACCGTGCGCGAAACTTTACGTGCGGTGCGTGCAGTGGCTCATTTGCGGCGCTCATCATCATGCCTTTGGATGTTATTAGAACCAGGCTAGTTTCGCAGGATCCCGGAAGAGGCTATAAAAACACTATCCAAGCCGTCAGCGTGATATACCGACTAGAAGGCATTCGTGGGTTATACAGAGGGCTAGGCCCGGCAATGTTGCAAATAGCACCTCTCGCTGGAGGACAGTTCATGTTCTACAACTTATTCGGAACTGCGATAAAAAAATTCGAACATCTTCCCGAGAATGCCGCTCTACCGCCAGTCGAGCTGTTTATGTGCGGTGGTCTAGCTGGTCTATGTACTAAATTGTTAGTCTATCCATTAGATCTGGCCAAAAAACGACTGCAAATACAgggtttcgcaagtaatcgacAATCTTTCGGTCAGCATTTTGTGGCCAATCATATGCTGCAGTGTTTGTACGAGGTTGGCCGTCACGAGGGCATTCGTGGTCTGTACAAAGGACTCAGCCCATCACTACTAAAGGCAGGTTTCACTACTGCATTTTACTTTACCATCTACGATTGGTTGCTATTTATGTTCAACAAGGGGTTCAGAAAGGCGCTGTAG